A stretch of Comamonadaceae bacterium M7527 DNA encodes these proteins:
- a CDS encoding allophanate hydrolase subunit 1 — MGDAAWTLELGAQVDADVNAQCAAIAQALEQRQRAGTLQGVRDIVPTFRSVTVLFDPLQADAQALGNTLLQLATTPNVAPASGLVWRLPVCFDEEYAPDLINTAQLLGMSPQALVDAVLAQSLRVYAMGFLPGFAYLAQLAHTLKTSRLAVPRKRVPAQSLAIADDMACIYPWDSPGGWNLIGCMPLPLFDKHGGNHAALLSAGDAVGFMAVDSQELQALRRAKLSVADARAQYARRALSV, encoded by the coding sequence ATGGGTGACGCCGCCTGGACGCTTGAACTGGGTGCGCAGGTTGATGCCGACGTGAATGCGCAGTGCGCCGCTATTGCCCAAGCCTTGGAGCAACGCCAGCGTGCGGGTACGCTTCAAGGTGTGCGCGACATAGTGCCTACTTTCCGATCTGTGACGGTATTGTTTGACCCCCTGCAGGCAGATGCGCAGGCCTTGGGCAACACCTTGTTGCAACTGGCCACCACGCCCAATGTTGCACCTGCCAGTGGTCTGGTGTGGCGTTTGCCTGTGTGCTTTGACGAGGAGTACGCGCCAGACCTGATCAACACGGCGCAGCTGCTGGGCATGAGCCCGCAAGCGCTGGTGGATGCTGTGCTGGCGCAGTCGTTGAGGGTTTACGCCATGGGTTTTTTGCCGGGCTTTGCGTATCTGGCCCAGCTCGCGCACACGCTCAAGACATCACGGTTGGCCGTGCCTCGCAAGCGTGTGCCGGCGCAGTCCCTGGCCATTGCTGATGACATGGCGTGTATTTACCCCTGGGATAGTCCGGGTGGATGGAACCTCATTGGCTGTATGCCGCTGCCATTGTTTGACAAACACGGCGGCAACCATGCAGCGCTGCTGAGCGCCGGTGACGCCGTGGGCTTTATGGCGGTTGACAGCCAAGAGCTGCAAGCGCTGCGACGCGCCAAGCTCAGCGTGGCTGATGCACGTGCCCAATACGCGCGACGCGCTTTGAGCGTATGA
- a CDS encoding TRAP transporter large permease subunit, with protein sequence MDVVLAIGLIVLLVVILASGFWIGMALLAVGLVTMLFVSPRPVGDSMVLTIWGSSSSWTLTALPLFLWMGEILFRTNLSDNMFKGLSPWFNRVPGRLLHVNVIGSAIFAAVSGSSAATCATIGKISLSELDRRGYPPAMAIGSLAGAATLGLLIPPSIIMIVYGVAADVSISRLFVAGALPGLMLAALFMGYIALWAWRNPSAIPAADQDMGFVEKLKASSKLLPVVGLILAVLGSIYTGIATATEAAAIGVLGALLLSTLEGSLSWSSFTEGLTSACKVYCMIGLILAGAAFLTLAMGFVGLPRHLAEFIGALGLSPLALVMALTVFFLVLGCFLDGISMVVLTIGVLLPTIQQAGLDLVWFGVFVVLVVEVAQITPPVGLNLFVLQGLTKRDIGYIARTVVPMFGLMMLAIVLIYYFPGIVLWLPSLM encoded by the coding sequence ATGGACGTTGTATTGGCCATAGGCCTCATTGTGTTGCTGGTGGTCATATTGGCCAGCGGCTTTTGGATTGGCATGGCGCTGCTGGCAGTGGGCTTGGTCACTATGCTGTTTGTCAGTCCGCGCCCCGTTGGCGACAGCATGGTGCTCACCATATGGGGTTCCAGCTCCAGTTGGACGCTGACCGCGTTGCCCTTGTTTTTGTGGATGGGGGAAATACTCTTTAGAACCAACCTGTCCGACAACATGTTCAAAGGCTTGTCGCCCTGGTTCAACCGCGTGCCAGGGCGGTTGCTGCACGTTAACGTGATTGGCAGCGCCATTTTTGCAGCGGTATCCGGCTCGTCCGCAGCCACCTGCGCCACCATTGGCAAGATATCCCTGTCTGAGCTTGACCGGCGCGGCTACCCGCCTGCCATGGCGATTGGCTCGCTGGCTGGTGCTGCCACCTTGGGCCTGTTGATTCCACCGTCCATCATCATGATTGTGTATGGTGTGGCTGCCGATGTGTCCATCTCGAGGTTGTTTGTGGCGGGTGCTTTGCCAGGGCTGATGTTGGCGGCGCTGTTCATGGGCTACATTGCCTTGTGGGCTTGGCGTAACCCCTCAGCCATACCCGCTGCTGACCAGGACATGGGCTTTGTTGAAAAACTCAAAGCGTCCAGCAAATTGCTGCCAGTGGTGGGGCTTATCCTGGCCGTATTGGGCTCCATATATACCGGCATTGCCACCGCCACAGAGGCCGCTGCCATTGGTGTTTTGGGCGCGTTGCTGCTGTCCACGCTTGAGGGCAGTTTGTCCTGGTCGTCTTTTACCGAGGGCCTCACCAGCGCATGCAAGGTCTACTGCATGATTGGCCTCATTTTGGCGGGCGCAGCCTTTCTCACACTGGCCATGGGCTTTGTTGGCTTGCCACGCCATTTGGCAGAGTTCATTGGCGCTTTGGGTTTGTCGCCGCTGGCATTGGTAATGGCCTTGACCGTGTTCTTTCTGGTGCTGGGTTGCTTTCTGGACGGTATATCCATGGTGGTGCTCACCATTGGCGTGTTGTTGCCTACTATTCAGCAAGCTGGTCTCGATTTGGTGTGGTTTGGTGTGTTTGTGGTGCTGGTGGTAGAGGTGGCTCAGATTACGCCGCCTGTTGGCCTTAATCTGTTTGTACTGCAAGGTCTGACCAAGCGTGACATTGGCTACATTGCCAGAACCGTCGTGCCCATGTTTGGACTCATGATGTTGGCGATTGTGTTGATTTACTACTTTCCCGGCATTGTGCTGTGGCTGCCCAGTCTCATGTAA
- a CDS encoding TRAP transporter small permease → MRVYLLYFYKLLLVLACISMVCALLAITLNIATRLVDGWSITGLDGYAGYAIAAALFLALPSAFLGGDHVRVTILTNKAQDVWRNVLDYVVLCGGVLLSTYVAWFACRLVWQSHLFHDVAPTGDATPMWIPQLSMALGCIGLAVAACHALYNKYTLGHFLDERTAPSAGQADFQ, encoded by the coding sequence ATGCGTGTTTACTTGCTGTATTTTTACAAGTTGCTGTTGGTGCTGGCCTGCATCTCCATGGTGTGTGCCTTGCTTGCCATCACGCTAAATATTGCTACGCGCCTTGTTGACGGCTGGTCTATTACCGGGCTTGATGGCTACGCGGGCTACGCCATTGCCGCCGCTTTGTTTTTGGCCTTGCCTAGTGCTTTTCTGGGTGGCGATCATGTGCGCGTCACCATACTGACCAATAAAGCCCAAGACGTATGGCGCAACGTGCTGGACTATGTGGTCTTGTGTGGCGGTGTGCTGTTGTCCACTTATGTGGCCTGGTTTGCCTGTCGTTTAGTGTGGCAGTCTCATTTGTTTCATGACGTTGCGCCCACAGGTGATGCAACGCCCATGTGGATTCCACAGCTGAGCATGGCGCTTGGCTGTATTGGCCTGGCTGTTGCAGCCTGCCATGCTCTTTACAACAAATACACGCTGGGCCATTTCCTAGATGAGCGCACTGCGCCTTCGGCTGGCCAAGCTGACTTCCAATAA
- a CDS encoding TRAP transporter substrate-binding protein, with product MKKQLITALAAAGFVSMASAQTTWDLPTGYGVNTFQTQNVQQFADDVEKLSGGKLKITLHAGGSLFKQPEIKRSIQAGLVPAGEFIISGLSNENPVFGVDSIPFLATSYPDAKRLLDASKPVQSKVLASQGVKMLFSVPWPGQSLYSVKAINSAEDFKGTKMRAYNPATTKIAQMLGASPVTIQLPELGQALATGAAQNFLTSSASGADGKLYEQTKFFYPVNGWLPCNVTAVSQKAFDALDKATQDAVLKAAAMAEARGWAKSEQVNTDSINVLRANGMTIAEPSDSVKAALGGIGKEMTADWAKAAGADGAAILSAYGQ from the coding sequence ATGAAAAAACAACTCATCACTGCACTTGCGGCCGCTGGTTTTGTCAGCATGGCCAGCGCCCAAACAACCTGGGATTTGCCCACGGGCTACGGCGTCAATACCTTCCAGACGCAAAACGTGCAGCAGTTTGCCGATGACGTGGAAAAACTGTCTGGCGGCAAACTCAAGATCACCTTGCATGCTGGTGGCTCCTTGTTCAAGCAGCCAGAGATCAAGCGCTCAATCCAGGCCGGCCTAGTGCCTGCAGGTGAATTCATCATCTCGGGTTTGAGTAACGAGAACCCTGTGTTTGGCGTGGACTCCATTCCGTTTTTGGCGACCAGCTACCCGGACGCCAAGCGTTTGCTGGACGCGAGCAAGCCTGTGCAAAGCAAGGTGTTGGCGAGCCAGGGTGTGAAGATGCTGTTCTCGGTGCCATGGCCTGGCCAGTCTTTGTACTCTGTTAAAGCCATTAACAGTGCGGAAGATTTCAAGGGCACCAAGATGCGTGCCTACAACCCTGCCACGACCAAAATTGCGCAAATGCTGGGCGCGTCACCAGTGACCATACAGTTGCCCGAGTTGGGCCAAGCCTTGGCCACCGGTGCTGCGCAAAACTTCCTGACCTCAAGCGCCAGCGGCGCTGACGGCAAGCTGTATGAGCAAACCAAGTTCTTCTACCCAGTCAACGGCTGGTTGCCATGCAACGTGACAGCCGTGAGCCAAAAAGCCTTTGACGCACTCGACAAGGCCACGCAAGACGCAGTCCTCAAAGCGGCCGCCATGGCTGAGGCGCGCGGCTGGGCCAAGAGCGAACAGGTCAACACCGACTCCATCAACGTGTTGCGTGCCAACGGCATGACGATTGCTGAGCCGTCTGACAGTGTCAAGGCGGCGCTGGGTGGTATTGGCAAGGAAATGACTGCCGACTGGGCCAAGGCTGCTGGTGCGGATGGCGCGGCTATCTTGTCTGCCTACGGTCAGTAA
- a CDS encoding putative hydro-lyase — MGSALTAPTDIAALRQSIRSGSFSGNTSGIAGSQLQGNVVILPQDSASDFLRFCQNNRRPCPIIGLSEPGDPHLPLLGADIDIRTDVPQYRVWRHGEIVATPSDISSLWRDDLVTFIIGCSFSFEEALLEANVPVRHIEQGRNVPMYRSNIQTVAAGPFAGPMVVSMRPMLAKDAIKAVQITSRYPEVHGAPIHLGDPARIGIADLSKPDYGDAVDLYEGEIPVFWACGVTPQSALLHAKPDFCITHAPGCMLITDLKNSQLASF; from the coding sequence ATGGGGTCAGCATTAACAGCGCCAACGGATATCGCGGCTTTGCGCCAATCCATTCGCAGTGGCTCATTCAGCGGCAACACCAGCGGCATAGCGGGTAGCCAGTTGCAGGGCAATGTGGTGATACTGCCGCAAGACAGTGCGTCCGATTTTTTGCGCTTTTGCCAAAACAACCGCAGGCCTTGCCCCATCATTGGTTTGAGCGAGCCCGGTGATCCGCATCTGCCGCTGCTGGGTGCTGACATTGATATTCGCACAGACGTGCCGCAATACCGCGTTTGGCGTCATGGTGAGATTGTGGCCACGCCCAGCGATATCTCCTCACTGTGGCGTGATGATTTGGTGACATTCATTATTGGTTGCTCGTTCTCATTTGAAGAAGCCTTGCTTGAGGCCAACGTGCCTGTTCGTCACATAGAGCAGGGCCGAAACGTACCCATGTACCGCAGCAATATTCAAACGGTGGCGGCAGGCCCTTTTGCGGGGCCCATGGTGGTGTCCATGCGCCCCATGCTGGCCAAGGATGCGATCAAGGCGGTACAAATCACGTCGCGCTACCCCGAGGTGCACGGCGCACCTATTCACCTTGGAGACCCCGCACGCATTGGTATTGCAGACTTGAGCAAGCCCGACTACGGCGATGCGGTGGACTTGTATGAGGGCGAAATACCGGTGTTTTGGGCATGCGGTGTCACGCCACAGTCTGCGCTGCTACACGCCAAACCAGACTTTTGCATCACCCACGCGCCTGGCTGCATGCTGATCACGGATTTAAAAAATAGCCAGCTGGCGAGTTTCTGA